Proteins co-encoded in one Nematostella vectensis chromosome 15, jaNemVect1.1, whole genome shotgun sequence genomic window:
- the LOC5522324 gene encoding dickkopf-related protein 3 yields MRTGYVAAFFVLFVAVNSEENGNENGNMYDTKLSKRVISPGYYSQECNAHKTCKDPIKYCHMFLCVDCLKENVACTQNGQCCPGSECVYGRCRTGMSSGQAGTFCDRQSDCKDQDLCCVREPSINPAISICKPALDEHQTCGPYNQYRTVYIGGTVQPACGPCKQGLTCKQVGIFGVHQVCLPEAAAAAAAGK; encoded by the exons ATGCGGACTGGATATGTGGCGgcgttttttgttttatttgttgcaGTAAATTCCGAGGAAAATGGCAACGAGAATGGGAATATGTACGACACAAAACTATCAAAGAGA gtgATATCACCAGGGTACTACTCCCAAGAGTGTAATGCGCACAAGACATGTAAAGACCCCATCAAGTACTGTCACATGTTTCTGTGCGTGGACTGTCTAAAGGAAAACGTCGCGTGCACACAGAACGGACAGTGCTGCCCCGGGTCCGAATGCGTTTATGGCCGCTGTAGGACTGGGATGAGCTCAGGACAGGCTG GCACATTCTGCGACCGTCAAAGTGATTGTAAAGACCAGGACCTCTGCTGTGTGCGTGAGCCCTCCATAAACCCTGCAATCTCGATCTGCAAGCCTGCCCTTGATGAGCATCAGACGTGCGGTCCATATAATCAGTACCGGACGGTGTATATCGGCGGCACAGTGCAGCCCGCATGTGGACCGTGCAAGCAAGGTCTTACTTGTAAACAAGTCGG AATCTTTGGCGTTCACCAAGTTTGTCTCCCAGAAGCCGCCGCGGCCGCTGCAGCAGGAAAATAA